ACCAAGACACATGGGGTACTTGATGAGGGACAATTTGGAGGAGGAGTTTGTCAAAAATAACCGCCTAACCATTCAATGTGACCTCACTGTGATACGACTATACAGCTTGTCTGAAAATAGGGTGCCGATCACTGAAATCCCGGTTCCACCGTCTGACATCAAGGTGCACTTTGGCAAGTTGCTAGAGGATAAGAAGGGAGCCGATGTTACATTTGTTGTGGGCTGTCAGACCTTTGATGCACACAAGGCTATTCTCGCAGCACGGTCTCCTGTCTTCATGGAGGAGTTGTATGGGTTGACGACCAGAGACATAGGGGCTGGACCTATGATAGTGGAAAACATGAACCCTTTGGTTTTTAGGGATCTTTTGCATTTTATCTATACAGACACGCTGGCTTTCATGTGCGATCCTCAAGGAGTTGACTATTGTGTAAGGATCATTTACCTGCTTGTTGCTGCAAATAGATATGCCATGGATAGGTTGAAATTAATGTGTGAAGACATCCTCGCCAAGATGCTTAACAAGGAGGCTGCTGGGACTACTCTGGATATAGCTCAAAGCCATAGCTTGCATAAGCTTAAAGAAGATTGTATAGAGTTTATGGCATCACAGTGTGAGAGGGATGTTGTTCAAGCATGCACATTGCTCAAAAGATCGTGTCCTTCCTTTGTTACAGCTGTATTAACTAGAAAGGAGAAACTGGAGTTAGTAAACAAAGATGCGGTGATCATCCTAAAGTGACCCTTGACAAGGTATCTTATTCTTATATCATATGACTACCTTGCTGGTTTATATATACTATATAGCAGCTTATCCTAGCTAGAGATAAAATTCTGAATATCTTTTTTTTAACTTCTACGCAGAGGAAGCCTGGGATTCTATTAATTGTATGGTTTGAGGACTAAGGAGTATATCTGCTGTAGTCTTATGAATGATAAGacatttcatgttgtttttggatgAACATTAATAACTTGTTTTGTGAATTTGAAACTATTATATCTTTTGTGTGACAATGTAATGTTATGTGCGTTGTCGCTCATATTGTCGCTTGTTTTACCATTATATTTACTTGATTACTCTATACTATATAAAAAATTAACCGTTCAAACGCGCATTTAGAAACATCAGTCTGTAGTATTACAGACGCACAAAAGTGTATCGCAACCATCACACTAGTAGCAGTGTTACAGACGCGTGTTCCTATGGCATCTGTAGGGGGCGCCGGTAGTAGATATGACTCTTTTTTACATAGTGCTAATAGATATTTGGTATACTATTCTTGGAACGACTTTTAATTTGCATAAATTCTTTGTTGTACTGAGTATCCTGTGAGTGAGTTTCCGGAGACCATAAATTTTGACTCTGGGTTCACATAAGAAACAGGATGATACTTTTGACAAAGTGTATTGCAACCATCACACTAGTAGTAGCAATATTTCGGGGAAACTCCGGTTTGTGGGCAATTATTTACACTTTTGAGCCAGAAATCATCTACAGGTTTTATCAGATCGATGTTCTTTTGGGAAGCCCATTATGGGAGCCAAGGAATCATTATTTTCCTCTTGAATTGTGAGACGGTGTCTATGAGACTGGTACCAGAACTTTATTAATTCTGGTTTCATGAAAAAAACATGCTGCTGATACAGTTTGTAATTAACCCCATCTTGCCAATGCAGTTTAAATGTTAACCCACATAACGATGAAAGGTAGGATGCATGTTTTCTTTTTATCCGTCCAAGAAAAGAGTATATACGATTATTATGTATTCTATGAATATGAACAGTAATGCTATGGATTCTTCCATCATATTGGATGCGTTAAGGCTTAGGGCTCCATTAGGATATGCGGTTTAGTTTCAGATTCCTATGGGAAACACATTATTTCAATTGACAAAAAATTCTAATTCTTAATTTACATATGGATCTTAAAAAGGATGTCATCACTACCGGAGATTCGTTCTTTGCCTAGTGTCGCACACTTTGCCTAGTGCAATTTatcggacactcggcaaaggagttgtttgccgagtgtctcccTCGGCAAACCGAAGCACACGGTAAATCGATAGTTTGCCTAGTGCCAAACACTAGGCAAacgttgacactcggcaaaccagCCCTTGGGTTTGTCTCACATATGTAATCTCTTCTCCTTTCTACAGAATCAATCGGCGGCATCGAATGAAGTGCCTCATGCTACAAATCCTTCACCAAATCAGTCTCGTTGTCCGTGATGATACTTGTAGTTGTTAATGGTACTTTTATTTGCACTTCTTATGGTGAATGATGGAGCAATGGGATTACTTGTGAACTTATTGTGATATACTGTGACTTATTTGATGTTTGTGATATGTATGTGATGTCTGTGATATGTATGTGATGTCTGTGATATATATATCATGTCAGTGATGTCTGCTATGCATATTTTTTGTTTGTCTGGATGGAACGGATAAAAAcgattaaaaaaatatttctggtctctttgccgagtgttttggccataacactcggcaaaggacgCACTGGACACCTGCAGAAAGTGGTTTGGCTAGTGTCCATGCCAGGACACTAGGCAAACCTgatggctttgccgagtgtccatgCCAGGACACTAGCCAAACCTgatggctttgccgagtgtccaggctaggacactaggcaaacctgatggctttgccgagtgtcgtgTCCAAGGCACTAGGCAAACTTGGTACTTTGCCTAGTGTCCTAAggaagacactcggcaaaccaaaaaattatttttttttaaaaaaaatgtctttgccgagtgtcaaaccaTGATCTTTCGTTAGGTTGGCCGTGACGGCTACTTTTGTTTCAAACAGGCACTCggtaaaggctttgccgagtgcccgaaaaaggacactcggcaaagcctgctTTGCCGTTACTCTTTTTGCCGTCTCcgctttgccgagtgtggcactcggcaaactgtttgccgagtgtttttggccgtttgccgagtgtcctagACACTAGGCAAAGCGTGCGATTCCAGTAGTGCATCTTCTTTGAGGGAGCAAAAACATTTTCCGTTTTTCCTATTCTCAAAACTTATAAAAGTAACCATTCCATAAGAATTAGGTccaaaataattatttaggtGGTACTATCATTGTATGGCTTATAAAAGGACAAAAGATAATAATAACCTCACTTGGGTGTCTTACCTAACCTCTTAGACAACTCTACTGTGGTTGGGGTTCATGGTTCATATGGTTCTGGGTGTCTATGGTGCGTTGGGAGGAGGAGGTAACTGTAGTTGGCAACCTTAGATGGCGGACCAAGTTAAGCCAAAATGCTAGCTAATAGTGGTGGTGGTCGAGATGGTGAGCTAGGCTGAGGGGGCGCTGCAGGACATTGGTGGAGGTGGACAACCATTTGCCACTAGAGGTAGTAGTAGTGAACAACCTAGATGTTGTGAGCACTGAAGTGGCCTTGGGAGATGGCTCTAGCGGTAGGGGCGTCATCGGAGTTGACCGGTGCGGGTGTAGGTTGGGTGGAGGTAGGAGAAGGGGATTGAGTACTGCCCAATGTAATGTCAAAGAAAGTGGGAGGAGTGTGAAAAGTTTAGATATTAGCAGTGATTGTGGTGTATGTTGGCAAACCATATTTGTACCACATGGCAGGCAATCAGGAGGGCAACTATAGAGGTTGGGGGGAGCGTGAGTCATTATGCCACAACTAATTTATAGTATTCGACAAGAATCGCTAAAATTGAATTTTAGCGACCAACATTTGGCTGGTACAAATTTCTAATGGATCATTTGTCCTTGTAGGGACTATAAATCGGTAGGTGCATATATTTAGTTGCACTGGTACAGGataggcctttagtcccggtcgaAAACCACTTGTATTCCCGGATGGCGAGCTGGGACTAagggatcgggactaaaagtccaacctttagtcccggctcccAGACCCGGGACTAAATGGGGACCttttgtcccggttggtaacaccaaccgggactaagggGGCACCCGGCAGTGACGTGGCGCCACCCCTGGCCaccccttttagtcccggttgatattaccaaccgggactaaaggtgttttttgtttttgttttttttctttttccttttcatttctttgttgattttggttttcaattgtATATGTTCTCCAATTTAATCGTATACGCCGCAATTATCCGTATACATTGCACCTATACGAGAGCGTCATTATTATTGCACTCAAATAAAatatgaaactacatatatattatccgtataatatatatatctatatatattatatagctatatacatacgtacatacacattacatttacaataataatattatgtacaagtaataatcaagtgtgctgccaccggttaatgattacataatgtttgcccgcccactcaaagctcatacaagtgttcgtccttgtttggaatgggcttgaagccctgcgggtataagtggaactcgccgtcttccggaatgacatgatcgttgataaatccggcgatcgtctcctggactccaaggagtaatgtgtactcgaacactttatctttcatattccactccttccatttgcattagttagaaaagatattaatatacataaaatatatttagtttcaacaaataaataagatatgaatttactgtatacacatgcatgttacttacttttagaacactttgagcaggtttaaatagggtgcaccgcataaattcacaaacatagtatccacatagattcgttccaaacggctgcgtgggcacccaagggagtagAACAGGAGGAGGAAGTGACACATTAAGATCCGTACGAtatttttgttgtagccaagcccaagccctgcccaataagacgctcgttgattaggtatagctagcataataaagtaaaggagcacgcatcgatatttaaagtatggtatatacttacctctggattatgtctattatgtcttgatagagtgccaggtcttttttcattgagtcccacacatgtattctttgttccgtgatcttaatctcaataagtatccaatgatctctgcatttgtttagagtcaacttatatatgtatatcttaatgccagattaactaagacatgatataacacaacacttatcccatattgtaagggaagagtatcttctccgtatgcctttggttataaaagaacctccggaggttcttctccatttccttaggcttcagattcaatggatctttagttttagtgtccttgtacacgacatatggatcgatgaaaccaattcgattgtcttttttcaatatttgttctctcatcatgtgtctgcacatcgtgagcgtagttattacgaatacatacatatgctgtaatgggattaatgattgaaaggaagaatcacttacacagacagtagcagctcatgagagatttgtcaagagcattcatatggagaagttggtgtacttcactaaaatctatccatatgacgtcttctccacggaagtagtgtcgGTCGCAGACTCGGACGGCAATCAATTCTTCTTGTTTATGTACTGAGCTGACTCTCAAGTAGTACTCGTGCAGCTTGTATATTTGCGTACCAAGTCCTCGTACCTTCTCAGGGTGGCACATACTCCTGCCGTAAATGTACCGACTCTGATATTCATCGACACCTCCGTGGATTGGCGCATCGGTACGCCctagaagtgcttctaggggcagctcagtttcttccatccaattcccgagctcatctaagtccacatttgcaGGTATAGTCATTGCCAGCAAGTTGGCATTTGAACCGTACTCATTCGCAACCACTAGTGGCTGAACTGATTGTTGCGCTTGTTCGCCGAGCTGTGCAACTTTTTGCTGGACTATTCTTTTGTCTGCCTTGATTTTCTTTAGGACAGTACGGTCGTAGTCTGATATTGTTGACCCTGGTTGTTTACTCGCAGCACGGTTCGCGTCTGTCATTTTCTGCACCACTTGACGTAGCTTTGAACGAGGATACATTAGGTATGGCGGCTCTTGCTCTGCTTTTCTGTCAGCTTTGCATTTTTCAAAGAATGCTTTGACTTCCGCTTTGCTTACAGCAAGCACTTCCTCATCGGTCTTCTCATATGGAAGCTTGGTCGTCTTCGGGATCTTCGTGTTCAAAGCTTTCCTCTTTGCCGCAGGTGGTTGGAGTGATCTCTGTGTCTCGGCGGACgacctcttcctcctcgatgtagcaccagccggtgccgatgaggcggcggcCATTGTCGTCGGCATTGGCGGAGGCAGTGGCGCAGGTGGAGCTTGTTGTTGTGGAGGAGATTCGACCGCGGGCGGCGTTGGATTCCTTCGTGGAGGAGATGCGACGGCCGGTGGTGGGGATGCGGCCTTCTCTTgtacgacgtcgtcgtcgtcgtgtcccACGGCACTATGGTCATGCGGTGAATGGACAGACGGACTTCGGTGGGGGGAGGCCCTGGATTTGAAGAAAACAAATAAGGTATATGTATACATGACTAAATGTAATTTGATACATtatataattatagaaaaagcagTAGCGTCCACAATAATACGCACCTGCTAGGGTTCGGTTGTGGCGGCGGcaccccaggaataatgatgtaccgTTTCCTCCAACATATGAATGTCTTCTCCGCTTCACCAAGTGTCTTCTCCCCATCACCGCCTTCGCTATCGAGAGGCACATTTTCACGGCCTCTGAccactctatccaccgagacacaagCATATCCGGCTGGTATTGGGACAGAGTGGATTGTTGGTGTCTTGGTGGGGTCGATAGGAGATACGACACCGGTAGCCACCTTTACTGTGCCATCGCCCTCCGGAATATGGAGCTCACAAGACGTCAACGGAGCGGTGACGTCATCCACCGGGAATCGCAGCCCTACGTCATCAACTTGCCTCGTAGGCGCCTCCGTAGAAGCACAATTGCTCTTTAGATGAGCTGAGCAAGGGCTGATGTTGGCGGCCGGTGGCTGTGATAAGCTTTGGAGGCGGGAAGTTACAGCTTCCTCCACGGccttttggattttctcatccattgtggccttcagcgcttgctcccgctcaagggcccgttgagccacttcttgggtctttatgagtccttcctccaatctgcgtatccgttccctgtcctcttccttctttctctggcggcttctataagtttcCCTATCAGCAGGGAAGGCATGTTCCCATGACACGGTGCCATAGCCTCTCGTCCGTCCACCGTGCTCAGGGTTCCCCAGGGCGAATGTCAATTCATCTTTATCTCTATTCGGCTGCCATTCTCCACTTTCAGTGATGGAGCGGGCTAGATGGAACCTTTCCGCAACAGCTTGGATGTGTTCCCCATACACGACCTTTCCGGTCTCAAGGTCTAGTGAGCCTCCGTGAGCGAAAAACCAGTGCTTCGCGCGCTCAGGCCACTCGAGGGATTCGGGCACCAACCCCCTGTCGATTAACTCTTTTTCGGCTTTTTCCCACTTAGGAACTGCGGTTTGgtagccacctgatcccatcGTGTGGTGGTAGGTCTTGCGTTGGGCATTCTCTTGGTTCTTTCTGACCCGTTCCTGAGCCTCTTCGGACATCTTGAACCGTACAAAGTCGTCCCAAAACGGCTGTAGCTTCGCATAGTTTGGAgagttgaaatctggagtcatgtttttcttgatgtagTCTTGATATAGACGCTTCTTATAGCCCTGGAACATTGGTGCCATCTTCTTCGTAGACCAGTCTCGGACTCTTTCCTTCAACTGTTCATCGTTTGTCTCCAGTGTAAAATGTTGCAAGACATCACCCCAGAGTAGCTCCTTGTCACGTATAGAGACATAACTGATTTCTAGGTGTTTCTTGTTCTCCTTCCATTCACGGACACTGATTGGGATCCTATCCCAGACAAGGTACCTAAGTGGTTCATGAAGGCCCTTGAATGGGGTCCAAGTGGCTTGCCTGTTGCTTCCTCGAATTCTGAATTACTAACCGGCCCTCCATAGGCTTCTTTGGGCCTCGTACTCTCCGGCTGGTCCCCGTGGTTGTCGTCGAGCCAGAGGGCTATGtagaaagaaaaaagacaatTTAATACAAGATATTATTTCGAATTATATCTGTAGAAACAAAGGAGACTGTCATATTACAGACCTGCTGGCCAGCATTGTCTTGCTCATTCGGGTCGACCAAATACTGAGAGCAGTCATCGAGTCCCTCAGGGTTTTGGTCGCCTTCGCGATCATCGTGATAAACTTTTTCAGTGGGACCGCAGATCAGGTTCATCATTTCCTCTTCGTGTTCTCTCGGATCGGCCATTTCTACAGAAATATGTGACACATCACTACTAGCACTACTGTGTATACTTGACAaggaaacaatatataaaactagggtttagggtttagggcttagggcttagaacatcactaaatacatcacagaacactatagaacatcactaaatacgtcaaatatatattacgtgaaaaaaactaaatacaccatagaacatcactacATTAAAGAACAccgtatatatattacgtgaaaataaataagaaattggtactataatatacatgaaaataattaattatatatgaatTTGAGCAGAGGCAATATTCTAGATTTATAAGAAATTGGTGACACATGACTACTAGCACTACTGTGTATACCTGACAaggaaacaatatataaaactagGGTTTACAACTTAGGTTTCAACTAAGGCTTTGGGGTTTACGGCTTAGCCattaattgtaccactaattatagcactaataattgtaccactaataaATCCATCTCGACATACCTGTAGTTTGAAGGCGGTGAGACGGCGGAGAGACGGCGGTCGGTGCAGAGACTCGACGGGGACTTCGGTGACGACGGCAGAGAGACGTCGATCTGAAAGAAGGAAGAAATAGGGAACAAATATTATATCACATTTAcatattgtgccacttgcatgaagcac
This window of the Sorghum bicolor cultivar BTx623 chromosome 7, Sorghum_bicolor_NCBIv3, whole genome shotgun sequence genome carries:
- the LOC8086062 gene encoding BTB/POZ and MATH domain-containing protein 2 → MSQTPRRTASSHNIKAHTSTHVFEIDDYSQKKETNVGEFIRSSTFTVGGFDWSIRFYPNGIDENSKDDIIVFLELMSSDVKLRAHYNIQFIGGDDGAKKDSMISWYSTGGMHLFKSKGGEYRPRHMGYLMRDNLEEEFVKNNRLTIQCDLTVIRLYSLSENRVPITEIPVPPSDIKVHFGKLLEDKKGADVTFVVGCQTFDAHKAILAARSPVFMEELYGLTTRDIGAGPMIVENMNPLVFRDLLHFIYTDTLAFMCDPQGVDYCVRIIYLLVAANRYAMDRLKLMCEDILAKMLNKEAAGTTLDIAQSHSLHKLKEDCIEFMASQCERDVVQACTLLKRSCPSFVTAVLTRKEKLELVNKDAVIILK
- the LOC110437211 gene encoding nascent polypeptide-associated complex subunit alpha, muscle-specific form-like encodes the protein MDEKIQKAVEEAVTSRLQSLSQPPAANISPCSAHLKSNCASTEAPTRQVDDVGLRFPVDDVTAPLTSCELHIPEGDGTVKVATGVVSPIDPTKTPTIHSVPIPAGYACVSVDRVVRGRENVPLDSEGGDGEKTLGEAEKTFICWRKRYIIIPGVPPPQPNPSRASPHRSPSVHSPHDHSAVGHDDDDVVQEKAASPPPAVASPPRRNPTPPAVESPPQQQAPPAPLPPPMPTTMAAASSAPAGATSRRKRSSAETQRSLQPPAAKRKALNTKIPKTTKLPYEKTDEEVLATNKKYA